The following coding sequences lie in one bacterium genomic window:
- the thpR gene encoding RNA 2',3'-cyclic phosphodiesterase, protein MRVFIALLIEEDLREKARRAQEQLKKQLSGASILWVASQNFHFTLVFLDEQSPDAVEKIGLALEAAAARLKGFEAKVGGWGAFPNLVRPKTLWIGVESSNDLLEEIYNVVELCLQPIGFKGEERGFHAHLTIGRVKGHVGDIAKAFETVDAHSLGIIKVSALSLMQSTLQPQGAEYTEIKRFEIKSE, encoded by the coding sequence ATGCGAGTCTTTATAGCTTTGTTAATCGAAGAAGACCTCCGCGAGAAGGCTAGGCGGGCGCAAGAGCAGTTAAAAAAGCAACTCTCAGGCGCGTCTATCTTATGGGTGGCTTCACAGAACTTCCATTTTACATTAGTGTTTTTGGATGAGCAAAGCCCTGATGCGGTTGAGAAGATAGGGTTGGCTCTCGAAGCGGCGGCGGCTCGATTAAAAGGCTTTGAAGCTAAGGTTGGCGGGTGGGGCGCTTTCCCTAATTTGGTGAGACCAAAAACTTTGTGGATTGGCGTAGAATCTTCAAATGACTTGCTCGAAGAGATCTATAATGTGGTAGAATTGTGTCTACAGCCAATAGGCTTTAAGGGCGAAGAACGGGGCTTTCATGCTCACCTGACCATAGGCCGAGTTAAGGGTCACGTGGGGGATATTGCAAAGGCATTTGAAACGGTAGACGCGCATAGCTTGGGAATAATAAAAGTGAGCGCTCTATCCCTTATGCAAAGCACTCTTCAACCTCAGGGCGCTGAATACACAGAAATAAAAAGATTTGAGATTAAGTCGGAATAA